A part of Paenarthrobacter sp. A20 genomic DNA contains:
- the efeO gene encoding iron uptake system protein EfeO — translation MFLPASSSPKLRRTLAVIGAAAAVPLVLAGCTDNTKTTGATDGPIQVSSTANECKVSTGTAPSGNLTFAVKNEGTEVTEFYLLAEDGLRILGEVENIGPGITRNLVVTAPAGKYNTACKPGMQGEGIRASFEVTESGTKPSVDADFQKLLDNGSQQYAAYVKDQTEQLIVGTKAFAEAFAAGDAGKARDLYASTRMHWERIEPVAESFGDLDPKLDAREADLEPGQEWTGWHRAEKDLFPPAEYTAMTPAERTAISTQLVADTEDLVTRTRTVELTPDKLGNGAKELLDEVATGKVTGEEEIWSHTDLWDFQANVDGARIAFENLRPALEQKDAELAQSLDEKFTALQTELKKHAKGDGFVYYNELSQEQVQQLAALVDSLGEPLSKLTAAVVL, via the coding sequence ATGTTCCTGCCCGCATCCTCTTCCCCGAAACTTCGGAGGACCCTCGCCGTCATTGGCGCGGCCGCCGCTGTGCCCCTGGTACTTGCCGGCTGCACCGACAACACGAAGACCACGGGCGCTACGGATGGTCCCATCCAGGTCAGCAGCACCGCCAATGAGTGCAAGGTCTCCACGGGAACCGCACCGAGCGGCAACCTCACCTTTGCCGTGAAGAACGAGGGCACTGAGGTGACCGAGTTCTACCTGCTGGCCGAAGATGGCCTGCGGATCCTGGGCGAAGTGGAGAACATCGGCCCCGGCATCACCCGCAACCTGGTGGTCACGGCTCCGGCCGGTAAATACAACACTGCGTGCAAGCCCGGAATGCAGGGCGAAGGCATCCGCGCGTCCTTTGAGGTCACCGAATCCGGCACCAAGCCCAGCGTGGATGCCGACTTCCAGAAGCTCCTGGACAACGGGTCCCAGCAGTACGCCGCCTACGTCAAGGACCAGACGGAGCAGCTCATTGTGGGCACCAAGGCCTTCGCTGAAGCCTTCGCCGCCGGTGACGCCGGCAAGGCCCGCGACCTCTACGCCTCCACCCGCATGCACTGGGAGCGGATCGAACCCGTAGCTGAATCCTTCGGCGACCTGGACCCCAAGTTGGATGCCCGCGAGGCAGACCTTGAGCCCGGCCAGGAATGGACCGGCTGGCACCGCGCCGAGAAGGACCTCTTCCCGCCGGCAGAGTACACGGCTATGACCCCGGCGGAGCGCACCGCCATTTCCACGCAACTGGTAGCGGACACCGAGGACCTCGTCACCCGCACCCGCACGGTGGAACTGACCCCGGACAAGCTCGGAAACGGCGCCAAGGAACTGCTCGATGAAGTTGCGACCGGCAAGGTCACCGGCGAAGAAGAGATCTGGTCCCACACCGACCTTTGGGACTTCCAGGCCAACGTTGACGGCGCCCGCATCGCTTTCGAGAACCTGAGGCCGGCCCTGGAGCAGAAGGACGCAGAGCTCGCCCAGTCCTTGGACGAAAAGTTCACGGCCCTGCAAACCGAACTCAAGAAGCACGCCAAGGGCGATGGCTTCGTCTACTACAACGAGCTGAGCCAGGAGCAGGTCCAGCAGCTCGCGGCCTTGGTCGATTCGCTGGGTGAGCCCCTCTCCAAGCTCACCGCAGCCGTGGTGCTGTGA
- the efeB gene encoding iron uptake transporter deferrochelatase/peroxidase subunit — MSGCPFGHTGESADANRPGESNGVGHSGEPAAVVTHQEAHDGGVATSAAEGTSRMSRRGLLSLAGVGGAGAVAGLAAGFLGHDVLTAATASAADTTAGDAAVPFFGDHQAGITTPAQDRLHMAAFDVTTEDRKELIKLLKDWTAAAEAMTTGNPTGKTGAVDGPYDAPPEDTGEALDLPAAKLTLTFGFGAGLFEKDGKPRFGLDGRRPEALIDLPHFPGDDLQPARTGGDIVIQACADDPQVAVHAIRNLARIGFGKVRVHWSQLGFGRTSSTSRAQVTPRNLFGFKDGTNNLKVEDNALLEEHVWVGAGAGPGEQWMRGGSYLVARRIQMHIEIWDRTSLREQEGLIGRTKGVGAPLSGGEEFTTPDFSLAGRAGEPLIPMDSHMRLAHPDQNAGVRMLRRGYNFTDGSDGLGHLDAGLFFIAFVKDPRTHYVPMQLALAKGDTLSVEYLKHTGSGLFAVPPGVQAGGFIGEGLFA; from the coding sequence GTGAGCGGCTGCCCCTTCGGGCACACCGGCGAAAGCGCCGACGCCAACCGCCCAGGTGAGAGTAACGGCGTCGGGCACTCCGGCGAGCCAGCCGCCGTCGTGACTCACCAGGAGGCGCACGACGGCGGTGTGGCGACGTCCGCTGCAGAAGGTACCTCCCGCATGTCCCGACGCGGCCTGCTCTCGCTCGCGGGGGTCGGGGGTGCCGGAGCAGTAGCCGGGCTGGCCGCCGGATTTCTCGGCCATGATGTCCTGACGGCGGCGACCGCTTCCGCTGCGGACACCACCGCAGGGGATGCAGCAGTCCCCTTCTTTGGCGATCACCAGGCCGGCATCACCACCCCGGCACAGGACCGCCTGCACATGGCCGCTTTCGATGTCACCACAGAGGACCGCAAGGAACTCATCAAGCTCCTCAAGGACTGGACGGCCGCGGCTGAAGCCATGACCACCGGCAACCCCACGGGCAAGACAGGCGCCGTCGACGGACCGTACGATGCCCCTCCGGAAGACACCGGCGAGGCGTTGGACCTTCCCGCGGCGAAGCTGACCCTAACGTTCGGTTTTGGTGCGGGGCTGTTCGAAAAGGACGGCAAGCCCCGGTTCGGACTGGACGGCCGGCGTCCGGAGGCTTTGATCGACCTCCCGCATTTCCCCGGTGACGATCTTCAGCCTGCGCGAACCGGTGGCGACATCGTCATCCAAGCCTGCGCGGACGATCCCCAGGTTGCCGTGCATGCCATCCGCAACCTTGCGAGGATCGGGTTCGGCAAGGTGCGTGTCCATTGGTCGCAGCTGGGGTTTGGACGCACCTCCTCCACGTCCAGGGCGCAGGTGACGCCGCGGAACCTCTTTGGCTTCAAGGACGGCACCAATAACCTCAAGGTCGAAGACAACGCTCTTCTTGAGGAGCACGTATGGGTTGGCGCGGGTGCCGGTCCAGGCGAGCAATGGATGAGGGGCGGCAGCTATCTGGTGGCCCGCAGGATCCAGATGCACATCGAAATCTGGGACCGAACTTCGCTGCGGGAACAGGAAGGGCTGATCGGCCGGACCAAGGGCGTGGGTGCTCCCCTGTCAGGCGGGGAGGAGTTCACCACGCCCGACTTCTCGTTGGCGGGGCGGGCCGGGGAACCCTTGATTCCCATGGATTCCCACATGAGGCTGGCCCACCCTGACCAGAATGCCGGCGTGAGGATGCTGCGCCGCGGATACAACTTCACGGATGGCTCGGACGGGCTGGGCCACCTCGACGCAGGCCTGTTCTTTATTGCGTTCGTCAAGGATCCCCGGACGCACTACGTGCCCATGCAGCTGGCCTTGGCCAAGGGCGACACGTTGTCTGTGGAGTACCTGAAGCACACAGGCTCGGGGCTCTTTGCCGTGCCTCCGGGCGTCCAAGCCGGCGGTTTCATTGGCGAAGGGCTGTTCGCCTAG
- the htpX gene encoding zinc metalloprotease HtpX, with protein sequence MHKHNNGLKTAALFGVLWAVLLGLGAIIAAGTRSTTPIWIMALIGVGTTAYGYWNSDKIAIRSMAAYPVTEAQAPQLYQIVRELSVRANKPMPRIYLSPTMTPNAFATGRNPKNAAVCCTEGILHLLDARELRGVLGHELMHVYNRDILTSSVAAAVAGVITSVGQMLLIFGSGDRRNANPLATIAMALLAPFAASLIQMAISRTREYDADEDGAELTGDPLALASALRKIESGVSQLPLPQDQKLVNASHLMIANPFRGGGMRRMFSTHPPMKERISRLERMAGRPLS encoded by the coding sequence GTGCATAAACACAACAATGGACTCAAGACTGCCGCGCTCTTCGGTGTGCTGTGGGCGGTGTTGTTGGGTTTGGGCGCCATTATCGCGGCAGGGACCCGCAGCACGACGCCTATCTGGATCATGGCCCTCATCGGCGTTGGTACTACTGCCTACGGATATTGGAACAGCGACAAGATCGCCATTCGCTCCATGGCGGCCTACCCCGTCACCGAGGCACAGGCTCCGCAGCTCTACCAGATCGTTCGGGAGTTGTCCGTGCGTGCCAACAAGCCCATGCCCCGGATCTACCTCTCGCCCACCATGACGCCCAACGCCTTCGCCACTGGCCGCAACCCCAAGAACGCTGCCGTGTGCTGCACCGAGGGAATCCTGCACCTCCTCGACGCCCGCGAGCTCAGGGGTGTGCTGGGACATGAGCTGATGCACGTGTACAACCGCGACATCCTGACCTCATCCGTCGCAGCCGCCGTGGCCGGTGTCATCACGTCCGTGGGGCAGATGCTGCTGATATTTGGCAGCGGGGACCGGCGAAACGCCAATCCGCTGGCCACCATTGCAATGGCCCTGCTCGCGCCGTTTGCGGCGTCATTGATCCAGATGGCCATTTCCCGAACCCGCGAGTACGACGCCGATGAGGACGGTGCCGAGCTGACCGGAGACCCGTTGGCGCTCGCCTCAGCCCTGCGCAAGATCGAATCCGGCGTCAGCCAACTGCCCCTGCCGCAGGACCAGAAGCTCGTCAATGCCTCGCACCTGATGATCGCCAACCCGTTCCGTGGCGGAGGAATGCGGCGTATGTTCTCCACGCACCCGCCCATGAAGGAACGGATCAGCCGCTTGGAACGGATGGCCGGGCGGCCACTTTCCTAG
- a CDS encoding MFS transporter: MAKLLADITPLKESPAFRRLWMGASVAAIGTQLTLVAVSLEVYRLTQESFYVGLLGIFALVPLVIAGLYGGSVSDAYDRRKVALVASLVLWATTAGLALQAWLEIGNIWILYALVAIQSGAQGINGPARSAIIPLLVRKDLLPAANALSMLTFGLSMTAGPLLAGVLVATIGFGWTYTIDVISFTFALWGLFKLPPLPPSKDAVRPGLRSVVEGFRFLGTRPNVRMTFIIDLIAMICAQPRALMPAIGAVMIGGGETTVGVLLASTAVGAFLAGLFSGPLGRVRMQGSAVVWSVVGWGASIAGFGLVVLLAGDAGRDGVTPWLIPAALCCALAGISDSVSAVFRTTILQSATPDHLRGRLQGVFIVVVAGGPRVGDMLAGGVTQFLSEGGVLLIGGVLCIVLAWLASRLQPGFVAYDAKHPVP, encoded by the coding sequence GTGGCGAAACTACTGGCAGACATCACCCCACTGAAGGAGAGTCCGGCTTTTCGGCGGCTCTGGATGGGGGCATCGGTGGCCGCCATTGGTACCCAACTGACACTGGTGGCTGTCAGCCTGGAGGTCTACCGGCTCACCCAGGAGAGCTTCTATGTAGGCCTCCTCGGCATCTTCGCGCTGGTCCCCTTGGTCATCGCAGGGCTCTACGGGGGATCCGTTTCGGATGCCTATGATCGACGCAAAGTGGCCCTCGTCGCCTCGCTGGTCCTCTGGGCAACAACGGCCGGACTGGCGTTGCAGGCCTGGCTGGAGATCGGCAACATCTGGATCCTCTACGCGCTGGTGGCTATCCAAAGCGGCGCCCAAGGTATAAACGGTCCGGCCCGCAGCGCCATCATCCCACTCCTGGTCCGCAAGGATTTGCTCCCCGCTGCCAATGCCCTGAGCATGCTCACGTTTGGCCTGTCCATGACGGCGGGACCGCTGTTGGCCGGAGTGCTCGTGGCCACCATAGGCTTCGGCTGGACCTACACCATTGATGTCATCAGCTTCACGTTCGCACTCTGGGGCCTCTTCAAGCTGCCTCCGTTGCCGCCGTCGAAAGATGCTGTGCGGCCAGGGCTCCGCTCCGTAGTGGAGGGCTTCCGTTTCCTGGGCACCCGACCCAATGTCCGCATGACCTTCATCATCGACCTCATCGCCATGATCTGCGCGCAGCCGCGTGCTTTGATGCCTGCCATCGGGGCGGTCATGATCGGCGGAGGCGAAACAACGGTGGGTGTCCTGCTGGCTTCGACGGCCGTGGGAGCGTTCCTCGCCGGCCTGTTTTCCGGGCCGCTGGGCCGTGTGCGAATGCAGGGCAGCGCCGTGGTGTGGTCCGTGGTTGGTTGGGGAGCCTCGATTGCGGGCTTCGGGCTGGTGGTGTTGCTGGCGGGCGATGCGGGCCGCGATGGCGTCACGCCGTGGTTGATCCCGGCTGCCCTCTGCTGTGCCCTTGCGGGGATTTCCGACTCTGTCAGCGCCGTCTTCCGCACCACCATCCTCCAGTCGGCTACTCCGGATCACCTGCGGGGACGGCTCCAGGGCGTGTTCATCGTGGTGGTGGCCGGTGGTCCCCGGGTGGGGGACATGCTGGCAGGCGGTGTCACGCAGTTCCTCAGTGAAGGCGGCGTGCTGCTCATCGGGGGAGTTCTCTGCATTGTCCTGGCATGGCTGGCTTCACGCTTGCAGCCCGGGTTCGTTGCCTACGATGCGAAGCATCCTGTGCCCTAG
- a CDS encoding Fur family transcriptional regulator, producing the protein MTDHTAEQAEWAAALHAHGRRVTKQRLAVLAAVQHHPHSPAEGILAAARKELPELTAQSVYVVLSDLTDLQMLRRFEPPHSPALYETRVGDNHHHAVCISCGKVEDVDCAVGHAPCLTPHWDENSKPMTIQIADVLYQGVCQDCQSKQQLPVTSVTQK; encoded by the coding sequence ATGACAGATCACACAGCCGAGCAAGCAGAATGGGCCGCCGCCCTGCATGCCCACGGCCGTCGTGTGACCAAGCAGCGGTTGGCGGTGCTCGCCGCGGTCCAGCACCATCCACACTCCCCGGCAGAAGGCATCCTTGCCGCTGCACGCAAAGAGCTTCCTGAACTGACGGCGCAGTCCGTTTACGTAGTGCTCAGCGACCTCACGGACCTGCAGATGCTGCGCCGCTTCGAACCACCGCACTCCCCGGCACTTTATGAAACCCGGGTGGGCGACAACCACCATCACGCCGTGTGTATCAGCTGCGGCAAGGTGGAGGACGTGGATTGCGCCGTGGGGCACGCACCGTGCCTCACCCCGCACTGGGATGAGAATTCCAAGCCCATGACCATCCAGATCGCCGATGTCCTGTATCAAGGCGTCTGCCAGGACTGCCAGTCCAAACAACAGCTTCCCGTAACTTCCGTAACTCAGAAATAA
- a CDS encoding catalase — protein sequence MTAISTTQSGAPVTSDAHSKSVGADGAIILTDHYLVEKLAQFNRERVPERVVHAKGGGAFGTFKTTSDVSAYTKAAFLQPGTETDMLIRFSSVAGENGSPDTWRDPRGFAVKFYTSEGNYDLVGNNTPVFFIRDGIKFPDFIHSQKRLPGTHLRDADMQWDFWTLSPESAHQVTWLMGDRGLPASWREMQGYGSHTYQWINAAGERFWVKYHFKSNQGVKTITGDQAEELAGSDADFYIRDLQENIADGNFPSWELHVQVMPYEDAKTYRFNPFDLTKVWPHSDYPLIHVGTMELNKNPENYFAQIEQATFAPSNFVPGIAASPDKMLQARIFSYADAHRYRVGTNHAQIPVNQPKNQVNNYSQDGQGRFLFNSPSTPVYAPNSVGGPAAVEPTSPAGGWENDGELTLSAHTLHAEDSDFGQAGTLYREVYDDAAKARLLDTITGAVGGVKNADIKERAIQYWTNVDSDLGAKLRANLGAGQTESDAEAANKL from the coding sequence ATGACTGCTATTTCAACAACCCAGTCAGGTGCACCCGTTACCTCCGACGCGCACTCTAAGTCCGTCGGCGCTGACGGTGCCATCATCCTCACCGACCACTACCTGGTGGAGAAGCTCGCACAGTTCAACCGCGAGCGGGTCCCGGAGCGTGTAGTGCACGCCAAGGGTGGCGGCGCATTCGGTACGTTCAAGACCACCTCGGACGTCTCGGCCTACACCAAGGCAGCTTTCCTGCAGCCGGGTACCGAGACGGACATGCTGATCCGTTTCTCCTCCGTCGCTGGCGAGAATGGTTCTCCTGACACCTGGCGCGATCCCCGCGGTTTCGCCGTGAAGTTCTACACCTCCGAGGGCAACTACGACCTCGTGGGCAACAACACCCCCGTCTTCTTCATCCGCGACGGCATCAAGTTCCCGGACTTCATCCACTCCCAGAAGCGCCTCCCGGGTACCCACCTGCGTGACGCTGACATGCAGTGGGACTTCTGGACCCTCTCCCCCGAGTCCGCACACCAGGTCACCTGGCTCATGGGCGACCGCGGCCTCCCGGCTTCCTGGCGTGAAATGCAGGGCTACGGCTCGCACACCTACCAGTGGATCAACGCCGCTGGCGAGCGCTTCTGGGTCAAGTACCACTTCAAGTCCAACCAGGGCGTCAAGACCATCACCGGTGACCAGGCTGAAGAACTTGCCGGCTCGGACGCGGACTTCTACATCCGCGACCTGCAGGAAAACATTGCCGATGGCAACTTCCCCTCCTGGGAACTGCACGTCCAGGTCATGCCGTACGAAGACGCCAAGACGTACCGCTTCAACCCGTTCGACCTCACCAAGGTGTGGCCGCACTCTGACTACCCGCTGATCCACGTGGGCACCATGGAGCTGAACAAGAACCCGGAGAACTACTTCGCGCAGATCGAGCAGGCCACCTTCGCGCCGTCGAACTTCGTACCGGGCATCGCTGCTTCCCCGGACAAGATGCTGCAGGCCCGCATCTTCTCCTACGCCGACGCACACCGCTACCGCGTGGGTACCAACCACGCACAGATCCCGGTGAACCAGCCCAAGAACCAGGTCAACAACTACAGCCAGGATGGCCAGGGTCGTTTCCTGTTCAACTCCCCCTCCACCCCGGTGTACGCACCGAACTCTGTTGGTGGCCCGGCTGCTGTTGAGCCCACTTCGCCGGCCGGTGGCTGGGAGAACGACGGCGAGCTCACCCTCTCCGCGCACACCCTGCACGCTGAGGACAGCGACTTCGGCCAGGCCGGTACCCTGTACCGCGAGGTCTACGATGACGCTGCCAAGGCCCGCCTCCTGGACACCATCACCGGTGCCGTGGGCGGCGTGAAGAACGCCGACATCAAGGAACGCGCCATCCAGTACTGGACCAACGTTGACTCCGATCTCGGCGCCAAGCTCCGTGCCAACCTCGGTGCAGGCCAGACCGAGTCCGACGCCGAAGCAGCCAACAAGCTCTAA
- a CDS encoding DUF2461 domain-containing protein yields MSTFEGIPTAAFRFYAELEENNNREWWLEHKTTYDAEVKEPLTALLSELEPRFGPAKIFRPNRDIRFSQDKSPYKTAQGAFAATQEGVGFYVQISADGLLIGGGYHSHTPAQLARFRAAVDAPDSGLELQEIVDSIATAGFAIEGEKLKTVPRGVDKDHPRAELLKHKSLSAGVEVGQPDWLSTPAAKDEIAARWEVLRPLVEWVSEHAAP; encoded by the coding sequence ATGAGCACATTCGAAGGCATCCCTACAGCCGCATTCCGCTTCTATGCCGAACTCGAAGAGAACAACAACCGTGAGTGGTGGCTGGAACATAAAACAACGTACGACGCCGAGGTCAAGGAGCCGCTGACAGCTCTCCTTTCAGAGCTGGAGCCGCGGTTCGGGCCGGCCAAGATTTTTCGTCCCAACAGGGACATCCGGTTCTCCCAGGACAAGTCGCCATACAAAACTGCCCAAGGTGCCTTTGCCGCCACCCAGGAGGGCGTCGGCTTCTACGTCCAGATCAGTGCGGATGGACTGCTGATCGGTGGTGGTTACCATTCCCACACGCCTGCCCAGCTTGCGCGTTTCCGGGCCGCCGTGGATGCCCCTGACAGTGGATTGGAGCTGCAGGAGATCGTTGATTCGATCGCTACGGCCGGGTTTGCCATCGAGGGCGAGAAGCTCAAGACCGTTCCGCGGGGTGTCGACAAAGACCATCCACGCGCTGAGCTGCTCAAGCACAAGTCGTTGTCGGCGGGCGTGGAGGTTGGGCAACCGGACTGGCTTTCAACTCCCGCTGCCAAAGATGAGATCGCTGCCCGTTGGGAGGTACTGAGGCCTTTGGTGGAGTGGGTCAGCGAGCATGCTGCGCCGTAA
- a CDS encoding amino acid permease, with protein MNIFRTKSIEQSIADADEPGRKLKRSLSTWDLMIMGVAVAVGAGIFSVGAKAAANFAGPAVTISFAIAAVTCALAIMCYAEFATAIPVAGSAYVFTYATMGEVLAWIIGWNLILELFTAAAVIAKYWGIYLSTVFGLMGVDMPPSIKVGGVDLYWGAFLIVAIFTVLLVLGTKLSARVGNVFTLIKIAVVLFVIVVGFSYVKFSNYTPFVPASEPTDSGAADVMKQSFFGFLTGAAPAQYGTLGVFAGAALVFFAFIGFDVVATSAEEVKNPQKTLPRGIFGGLAVVTLLYILVSLALTGMVSYTQLAEVKNPTLTTAFEAVGNTDAAKIIAFGSLVGLTTVIMVLLMGLSRVVLAMSRDGLLPRSLSKTSEKRSTPARLQIICGAAVALVAGLTNVDLLEEMINIGTLSAFVMVSLGILVLRKKRPDLKPAFRVPFGKVLPWVSAVLCLYLMTNLAVETWIFFAIWLVIGMVIYFSYGQRHSRLNEKFAAARASVNGAPEVRRADGDEDSYTKV; from the coding sequence ATGAACATTTTCAGGACCAAATCGATCGAGCAGTCGATCGCCGATGCCGATGAGCCCGGTCGCAAGCTGAAGCGCAGCCTCAGCACCTGGGACCTGATGATCATGGGCGTCGCCGTTGCTGTCGGCGCCGGGATCTTCTCGGTAGGCGCCAAGGCTGCTGCAAACTTTGCCGGCCCCGCCGTCACCATCTCCTTTGCGATCGCCGCCGTCACGTGCGCGCTGGCCATCATGTGCTACGCAGAATTCGCCACGGCAATTCCCGTAGCCGGCTCCGCCTACGTCTTCACCTACGCGACCATGGGCGAGGTCCTTGCGTGGATTATTGGCTGGAACCTCATCCTCGAACTTTTCACCGCTGCGGCGGTGATCGCCAAGTACTGGGGCATCTACCTCAGTACCGTCTTTGGCCTGATGGGCGTAGACATGCCGCCGTCAATCAAGGTGGGCGGCGTTGACCTCTATTGGGGTGCCTTCCTCATCGTCGCGATCTTCACCGTGCTGCTGGTGTTGGGGACAAAGTTGTCCGCCCGCGTCGGCAACGTCTTTACGCTGATCAAGATCGCCGTGGTGCTGTTCGTGATCGTTGTTGGCTTCAGCTACGTGAAGTTCTCCAACTACACCCCCTTCGTCCCGGCCTCTGAGCCCACCGATTCCGGTGCCGCCGACGTCATGAAGCAGTCCTTCTTCGGCTTCCTCACAGGCGCCGCTCCGGCCCAGTACGGAACGCTGGGCGTCTTCGCCGGTGCAGCCCTGGTCTTCTTCGCCTTCATCGGCTTCGACGTAGTGGCCACCTCCGCAGAAGAGGTCAAGAACCCGCAGAAGACACTTCCCCGCGGCATCTTCGGTGGCCTTGCAGTGGTTACGCTGCTCTACATCCTGGTCTCCCTCGCGCTGACTGGTATGGTCTCCTACACACAGCTGGCCGAGGTCAAGAACCCCACCCTGACTACCGCCTTTGAGGCCGTGGGCAACACGGACGCTGCCAAGATCATCGCGTTCGGTTCCTTGGTGGGTCTGACCACGGTGATCATGGTGCTCCTCATGGGCCTGTCCCGAGTGGTCCTCGCCATGAGCCGCGATGGCTTGTTGCCTCGTTCGCTGTCCAAGACCAGCGAGAAACGCTCCACCCCTGCCCGGCTCCAGATCATCTGCGGCGCCGCTGTGGCACTGGTTGCCGGTCTGACCAATGTGGATCTCCTCGAGGAAATGATCAACATTGGCACGTTGTCCGCCTTCGTGATGGTCAGCCTGGGCATCCTGGTGCTGCGCAAGAAGCGCCCTGACCTCAAGCCCGCCTTCCGGGTCCCGTTCGGCAAGGTCCTGCCGTGGGTCTCCGCGGTGCTCTGCCTCTACCTCATGACCAACCTGGCGGTGGAAACCTGGATCTTCTTCGCGATCTGGCTGGTCATCGGCATGGTCATCTACTTCTCCTACGGACAGCGCCACTCCAGGCTCAACGAGAAGTTCGCCGCAGCCAGGGCCTCCGTCAACGGTGCTCCCGAAGTCCGCCGGGCCGACGGCGACGAAGACAGCTACACGAAGGTCTAA
- a CDS encoding DUF779 domain-containing protein codes for MDSASLEAAVTLPGEDFSRVALTVVSVELLRKLWDQHGPLMFHQSGGCCDGSAPMCYPAGEFLTGDSDVLLGRFDIGAGSEPQPLEFWMSKEQFNYWSHTHLTVDVVPGRGSGFSVESPEGKRFLIRSTLMDWDVPSN; via the coding sequence ATGGACTCCGCCAGCTTGGAAGCTGCGGTGACGCTGCCCGGGGAGGACTTTTCCCGGGTGGCGCTGACCGTAGTGTCCGTGGAACTCCTCCGCAAGCTGTGGGACCAGCACGGACCGCTCATGTTCCATCAGTCGGGCGGCTGCTGCGACGGCTCGGCACCCATGTGCTACCCGGCAGGGGAGTTCCTGACAGGTGATTCCGATGTCCTGCTGGGCAGGTTCGACATTGGAGCTGGCAGTGAACCACAGCCGCTGGAGTTCTGGATGTCCAAGGAGCAGTTCAATTACTGGTCGCACACCCACCTCACTGTGGATGTGGTCCCCGGCCGCGGCAGTGGGTTCTCGGTGGAGTCTCCCGAGGGGAAGCGATTCCTGATCCGTTCCACCCTCATGGACTGGGACGTGCCAAGCAATTAG
- the adhP gene encoding alcohol dehydrogenase AdhP, translating to MHAAVVTKFGTDLEIKEVERPTPGPGQALVRLITSGVCHTDLHAAEGDWPVKPTPPFIPGHEGVGEVVALGEGVTDVAIGQLVGNAWLWSACGDCQYCRTGWETLCESQQNGGYSVDGSFGEYMLVDTRFAARIPEGSDPVEVAPVLCAGVTVYKGLKMTEARPGQWVTISGIGGLGHIAVQYAVAMGLRVAAVDIADDKLALAREHGAELTVNALHEDPAEVIQRETGGCHGVLVTAVHPSAFGQAIGMARRGGTIVFNGLPPGDFPAPIFEIVLKGLTVRGSIVGTRQDLEEALEFYAQGKIKPTVSTRELSEVNAVFDEMKHAKIDGRVVLKF from the coding sequence ATGCACGCTGCAGTCGTCACGAAATTTGGAACCGACCTCGAGATCAAGGAAGTGGAACGCCCGACGCCGGGTCCCGGCCAGGCGCTGGTGCGCCTCATCACCTCGGGCGTATGTCATACGGACCTGCACGCCGCTGAAGGCGACTGGCCGGTCAAGCCAACGCCACCGTTCATTCCCGGCCATGAAGGTGTGGGAGAAGTAGTGGCCCTGGGCGAAGGTGTCACGGACGTTGCCATTGGCCAGTTGGTGGGCAACGCCTGGCTTTGGTCTGCCTGCGGGGACTGCCAGTACTGCCGTACCGGCTGGGAAACCCTGTGCGAGTCGCAGCAGAACGGTGGCTACAGCGTGGACGGCTCGTTCGGCGAGTACATGCTGGTGGACACGCGATTCGCCGCACGCATCCCGGAAGGCTCGGACCCTGTGGAAGTTGCGCCCGTGCTGTGTGCCGGCGTCACCGTTTACAAGGGCCTGAAGATGACCGAAGCCAGGCCGGGACAGTGGGTCACGATCTCCGGGATCGGCGGTTTGGGACACATCGCAGTGCAGTACGCGGTGGCCATGGGTCTCCGGGTGGCAGCGGTGGACATTGCCGACGACAAGTTGGCCCTGGCCCGTGAACATGGCGCTGAGCTGACAGTGAACGCCCTGCATGAGGATCCGGCGGAAGTGATCCAACGTGAAACCGGTGGCTGCCACGGTGTCCTGGTCACGGCGGTGCATCCCTCTGCCTTCGGCCAGGCGATCGGCATGGCACGGCGTGGTGGAACGATCGTTTTCAACGGGCTGCCTCCGGGAGACTTCCCGGCGCCTATCTTCGAGATCGTGCTCAAAGGCCTCACGGTCAGGGGGTCGATCGTGGGCACGCGGCAGGACCTTGAAGAGGCGCTGGAGTTCTATGCGCAGGGAAAGATCAAGCCAACGGTCTCTACCCGGGAGCTCTCGGAGGTCAACGCGGTCTTTGACGAGATGAAGCACGCCAAGATCGATGGCCGAGTGGTTCTGAAGTTCTGA